One stretch of Flavobacterium sp. 9 DNA includes these proteins:
- a CDS encoding RNA polymerase sigma factor codes for MSENLEQSFVAQLQANQNIIHKICRLYTAGEDAHKDLFQEITIQLWKAYPKFRGDSKFSTWTYRVALNTAITLYRKTKRTVSTVEYESHQHFVKDVDYNYEEEEQIKLMYKAVYQLNDIEKALVFMYLEDKDYQEIAETLGISEVNARVKMNRIKGKLKKILNP; via the coding sequence ATGAGCGAAAATCTAGAACAGTCATTTGTTGCGCAATTGCAGGCAAATCAGAATATAATCCACAAGATTTGTAGATTATATACTGCTGGAGAAGATGCTCATAAAGACCTGTTTCAGGAAATCACCATACAATTATGGAAGGCGTATCCAAAATTTAGAGGCGACAGTAAATTTTCGACCTGGACGTATCGCGTTGCCTTAAATACAGCCATTACATTATACCGAAAAACCAAAAGAACCGTATCGACAGTTGAATATGAAAGCCATCAGCATTTTGTAAAAGATGTCGATTACAATTATGAAGAGGAAGAACAGATTAAATTGATGTATAAAGCAGTTTATCAGCTTAATGACATCGAAAAAGCATTAGTTTTTATGTATTTAGAAGACAAAGATTATCAAGAAATAGCCGAAACCTTAGGAATCAGCGAAGTGAATGCGCGCGTGAAAATGAACAGAATTAAAGGGAAACTTAAAAAAATACTAAATCCTTAA
- a CDS encoding T9SS type A sorting domain-containing protein, which yields MKKLYSLLLFIVVGILSANAQVVDETFVQPTAYKAAKITVIKELSDGKILLGGNIQFFKEKKVSNLIRLNADYSLDETFVFNGDPKSEIKDVKFQSNGNIIVLTTIDNFGFADYFKLYQLNANGETLKEVSTIFNATAIAVQADDKILVTGGAIGYYDFTSCYLKRFNSDFSLDETFKNDLAFNASTNNVLVSSNGIYVGGLFTAIDGITKNSLVKLNSDGVIDTTFDVGAGANGSAFSMTLQDDGKIIVGGNFSHIVDGLPSNNMCRLNLDGSIDTSFSAQYYNYANSVITIKDSHLYVDAGINDGTTFGYHLIRLKPDGSLDENFNRIKLNEFGGDYFVSSFVNGKIFYNNSEYTGNRYGISISDLEGNAIDASELKPSKPGSFQAGSYFDGKLVVKGDFVKINNVETYGIALLDANGDVDESFVFPTYRGDIKQIQVVNNSVFVGTKTQFINLDANGKLIKDFNFKVDSDLLEIQQFNVFDNGKILLTDQWNLVLLNEQGIQESKFILNSDSNFWITNLRFEMQNDKVLCAGQFESFGAGYRPKSKLMRFNIDKTIDESFNTNVGADGAINRINILDSGEIIIAGNFFNYNNVSVPNQIVKLSKDGEMDLKFNENLSLYHIGYSEYHDYRKIEVIDGVIYITEGDAKVTAINLDGTLKKDFEMPAVIDNITDLVAVENKEETAPKTDRKATLENSTNNYMFAMGTTKSTTGVSSVIVKVNLGKSGSLSVGPTPEKLASKVQVFPVPVQEKLNLSFSTTILPNKISVYSANGKELYTAKVQSADNLEVDMSQFSSGIYFVKLFSDSGVITKKIVKK from the coding sequence ATGAAGAAACTTTACTCACTATTACTATTTATCGTTGTCGGAATTTTATCAGCAAATGCGCAAGTCGTTGACGAAACATTTGTTCAGCCAACAGCTTACAAGGCTGCGAAAATAACTGTTATAAAAGAACTTTCAGATGGTAAGATTTTACTTGGGGGAAATATTCAGTTTTTTAAGGAGAAAAAAGTTAGTAATCTTATCCGATTAAATGCGGATTATTCACTTGATGAAACTTTTGTTTTTAATGGAGATCCTAAGTCGGAAATTAAAGATGTTAAATTTCAAAGTAATGGAAATATTATAGTCCTGACGACGATAGATAATTTTGGATTTGCTGATTACTTTAAGTTGTATCAGCTTAATGCAAATGGTGAGACTTTAAAAGAAGTTAGTACTATATTTAATGCTACAGCTATTGCAGTTCAAGCAGATGATAAAATATTGGTTACTGGTGGAGCAATTGGATATTATGATTTTACCAGTTGTTATTTAAAGAGATTTAATAGTGATTTTTCTTTAGACGAAACCTTTAAAAATGATTTAGCTTTTAATGCTTCAACAAATAATGTTCTTGTTTCAAGCAATGGAATATATGTGGGAGGATTGTTTACTGCTATAGATGGAATTACTAAAAACAGTTTGGTAAAATTGAATTCTGATGGTGTAATTGATACAACATTTGATGTTGGAGCGGGCGCAAATGGTTCTGCTTTTTCAATGACCCTTCAAGATGATGGAAAAATAATAGTTGGAGGAAATTTTTCGCATATTGTTGACGGTTTGCCATCTAATAATATGTGCCGATTAAATCTGGACGGTTCAATCGATACAAGCTTTTCTGCTCAATATTATAATTATGCAAATTCTGTGATCACTATAAAGGATTCTCATTTATATGTTGATGCAGGAATAAATGACGGGACTACTTTTGGTTATCATCTTATAAGGTTAAAACCAGACGGATCATTAGATGAAAATTTTAACCGAATTAAATTGAATGAATTTGGAGGTGATTATTTTGTCTCAAGTTTTGTGAATGGAAAGATTTTTTATAATAATTCGGAGTACACAGGAAACAGATATGGTATTTCAATATCCGATCTTGAAGGAAATGCAATTGATGCTTCTGAATTGAAACCAAGTAAACCCGGGAGTTTTCAAGCTGGTAGTTATTTTGATGGAAAATTAGTGGTAAAAGGAGATTTTGTAAAAATAAATAATGTCGAAACATATGGCATTGCTTTATTAGATGCAAACGGAGATGTTGACGAATCATTTGTTTTTCCAACATATCGTGGTGATATTAAGCAAATTCAAGTAGTTAATAATAGTGTTTTTGTAGGAACCAAAACTCAATTTATAAATCTTGATGCTAATGGTAAACTTATAAAAGATTTTAATTTTAAAGTAGATTCAGATTTGTTGGAAATACAGCAATTTAATGTATTTGATAATGGCAAAATTTTATTAACGGATCAATGGAATTTAGTTTTACTAAACGAACAAGGAATACAAGAATCTAAATTCATATTAAATTCTGACTCAAATTTCTGGATCACTAATCTTAGATTTGAGATGCAGAATGATAAAGTACTTTGTGCAGGTCAGTTTGAAAGTTTTGGTGCAGGATATCGTCCAAAATCTAAATTAATGAGATTTAATATTGATAAAACAATAGATGAAAGTTTTAATACTAATGTTGGAGCTGATGGAGCAATTAATAGAATAAATATTTTAGATTCAGGAGAGATTATAATCGCAGGAAACTTCTTTAATTATAATAATGTTTCAGTTCCAAATCAGATCGTTAAATTATCAAAGGATGGGGAAATGGATCTTAAATTTAATGAAAATCTAAGTTTGTATCACATAGGTTATAGTGAGTATCATGATTATCGTAAAATTGAAGTAATAGATGGAGTTATTTATATTACAGAAGGAGATGCAAAAGTTACTGCAATAAATCTTGACGGTACACTTAAAAAAGATTTTGAAATGCCTGCGGTAATAGATAATATAACAGATCTTGTTGCTGTAGAAAATAAGGAAGAAACTGCTCCAAAAACGGATCGTAAAGCTACTTTAGAAAATAGTACAAATAATTACATGTTTGCAATGGGAACGACGAAAAGTACAACAGGAGTATCGTCAGTTATTGTAAAAGTAAATCTTGGAAAATCAGGTTCATTGTCTGTAGGTCCTACACCAGAGAAATTAGCTTCTAAAGTCCAGGTTTTCCCGGTTCCGGTACAAGAGAAATTGAATTTGTCGTTTTCAACTACAATTTTACCAAACAAGATTTCAGTTTATTCCGCAAACGGAAAAGAATTATATACTGCGAAAGTGCAAAGTGCAGACAATCTTGAAGTTGATATGTCTCAGTTTTCTTCGGGAATTTATTTTGTAAAGCTTTTTTCTGATTCAGGAGTAATTACAAAGAAGATAGTTAAGAAGTAA
- a CDS encoding aminoacyl-histidine dipeptidase yields MSQEIRNLEPKALWNKFADLNAVPRPSKKEERVIEFMKDFGNSLGLETFEDEIRNVIIRKPATPGMENRKAIVMQGHLDMVHQKNADTVFDFDTQGIDMYVDGDWVRARGTTLGADNGLGVATIMAILESKDIPHPAIEALFTIDEETGMTGALNLKGGILQGQILLNLDTEEDDEIDIGCAGGIDVTATRTYHEEEVPEGSVGHIITVKGLNGGHSGMDINKGLGNANKIMNRLLFDAFENFGLQVAEINGGSLRNAIPRESVAKVIISEMFDEAYIFDMQEIINDIKAEYKTTEPNLSIEIVKCDLPAKVMDLGVQEGIIRAIYAAHNGVYRMSADMADLVETSNNIARVIVKDGEISVGCLTRSSLETSKFDLANSLRSAFELVGCEVELSGSYPGWTPNVNSEILDTLVGIYEKQNNEKPKVVACHAGLECGILGTNYPDMDMISFGPTIHGAHSPDERASISSAQKYWKFVLEILSNIPVK; encoded by the coding sequence ATGAGTCAAGAAATAAGAAATCTGGAGCCTAAAGCGCTATGGAATAAGTTTGCCGATTTAAACGCAGTTCCGCGTCCGTCAAAGAAAGAAGAGCGTGTGATTGAGTTCATGAAAGACTTTGGAAATAGCTTAGGTTTAGAAACTTTTGAAGACGAAATTCGAAATGTAATTATCCGTAAACCTGCAACTCCGGGCATGGAAAATCGTAAAGCAATTGTAATGCAGGGACACCTTGATATGGTGCACCAAAAAAATGCAGATACTGTTTTTGATTTCGATACACAAGGAATTGATATGTATGTAGATGGTGACTGGGTTCGCGCGCGTGGTACAACTCTTGGTGCTGACAACGGACTTGGAGTAGCGACAATTATGGCTATTTTAGAAAGCAAAGATATTCCGCATCCGGCAATTGAAGCATTGTTTACAATCGATGAAGAAACTGGAATGACGGGAGCGTTAAACTTAAAAGGAGGAATTCTTCAAGGTCAGATTCTATTGAATTTAGATACAGAAGAAGATGATGAAATTGACATAGGTTGCGCGGGTGGAATCGATGTAACAGCAACAAGAACTTATCATGAAGAAGAAGTTCCGGAAGGATCAGTTGGTCATATTATTACCGTAAAAGGTTTAAATGGCGGACATTCAGGAATGGATATCAATAAAGGTTTAGGAAATGCTAATAAAATCATGAACCGTTTGTTATTTGATGCTTTTGAAAACTTTGGTTTGCAAGTGGCAGAAATTAACGGTGGAAGTTTAAGAAATGCAATTCCAAGAGAAAGCGTTGCAAAAGTTATTATTTCTGAAATGTTTGATGAAGCGTATATTTTTGATATGCAGGAAATCATCAACGATATTAAAGCAGAATACAAAACAACGGAACCAAATTTATCTATCGAAATCGTGAAATGCGATTTACCTGCAAAAGTGATGGATTTAGGCGTTCAGGAAGGAATTATTCGTGCTATTTATGCTGCTCATAACGGTGTTTACAGAATGAGCGCAGATATGGCTGATTTGGTTGAAACTTCAAATAATATTGCCAGAGTTATTGTAAAAGATGGTGAAATATCTGTTGGATGTTTGACACGTTCTTCTTTAGAAACTTCAAAATTTGATTTGGCTAATTCTCTTCGTTCTGCTTTTGAATTAGTAGGTTGCGAAGTAGAACTTTCTGGTTCTTATCCAGGTTGGACACCAAACGTAAATTCTGAAATATTAGATACTTTGGTAGGAATTTACGAGAAACAAAATAACGAAAAACCAAAAGTAGTTGCTTGTCACGCTGGTTTAGAATGTGGAATTTTAGGGACTAATTATCCTGATATGGATATGATTTCTTTTGGACCAACAATTCACGGAGCACACTCACCAGATGAGAGAGCAAGTATTTCTTCAGCTCAAAAATATTGGAAATTTGTATTAGAAATTCTTTCGAATATTCCAGTTAAATAA
- a CDS encoding CoA pyrophosphatase, whose amino-acid sequence MDFQDFLQHVPDLIPVELPALSSHLKMAPKERIESLKNHDFKAENARIAAVMMLFYPKNGKTHLVLIVRNAYNGVHSSQIAFPGGKYETTDANFEETALRETHEEVGVMPNKIEVIKHFSPMYIPPSNFLVHPFLGISKDELSFYPDVREVADIIELPLSVFLDDEIIIEATLSTSYGNNILVPAFNIQNHIVWGATAMILSELRDVLKTTFEENS is encoded by the coding sequence ATGGATTTTCAAGATTTTCTGCAACATGTTCCTGATTTAATTCCAGTTGAATTACCGGCACTTTCGTCACATCTAAAAATGGCTCCAAAAGAAAGAATAGAGTCTTTGAAGAACCATGATTTTAAAGCCGAAAATGCAAGAATTGCTGCCGTTATGATGCTTTTTTATCCAAAAAACGGAAAAACGCATCTGGTTTTAATTGTAAGAAATGCATATAATGGAGTTCATTCTTCGCAAATTGCTTTTCCGGGAGGAAAATATGAAACGACAGATGCAAATTTTGAAGAAACAGCTTTAAGAGAAACACACGAAGAAGTAGGAGTGATGCCAAATAAAATTGAAGTTATTAAGCATTTTTCTCCAATGTATATTCCGCCAAGTAATTTTTTGGTACATCCGTTTTTGGGAATTTCAAAAGACGAACTCTCTTTTTATCCGGATGTTAGAGAAGTTGCAGATATTATAGAATTGCCATTATCCGTTTTTTTGGATGATGAAATTATCATCGAAGCCACATTGTCAACTTCTTACGGAAACAATATTTTAGTTCCTGCATTTAATATTCAAAATCACATTGTTTGGGGAGCGACCGCAATGATTTTAAGTGAGTTGAGAGATGTGCTGAAAACGACTTTTGAGGAAAATTCGTAA
- a CDS encoding 1-acyl-sn-glycerol-3-phosphate acyltransferase, with product MGLFKRNPFGHILFIKKWLIRVLGAMTHRRYRGFNELQIEGSEIIKSLPDTNVLFISNHQTYFADVVAMFHVFNASLSGREDNIKNIGYLWQPKMNIYYVAAKETMQAGLLPRILAYVGAITVERTWRAKGVDVTEKREVNPNDTENIRIALEDGWVITFPQGTTKSFKPVRKGTAHIIKQHKPIVIPIVIDGFRRSFDKKGLRMKKKGILQSFIIKEPLDIDYENDTIEEIVEKVEYAIEQHPSFLKVIPAEAIKVEEELNEMRRWSYKGPEEY from the coding sequence ATGGGATTGTTTAAACGAAATCCTTTTGGACATATATTATTCATCAAAAAATGGTTAATCCGTGTTTTGGGTGCCATGACGCATAGAAGATATAGGGGTTTCAATGAATTGCAAATCGAAGGATCTGAAATCATTAAATCACTTCCGGATACAAATGTTTTGTTTATTTCAAATCATCAGACTTATTTTGCCGATGTTGTAGCTATGTTTCACGTGTTTAACGCAAGTTTAAGCGGACGTGAAGATAATATTAAGAACATTGGTTATTTATGGCAACCTAAAATGAATATTTATTATGTTGCTGCCAAAGAAACGATGCAAGCTGGTTTATTGCCACGAATTTTAGCTTATGTTGGAGCAATTACTGTCGAAAGAACCTGGCGTGCAAAAGGTGTTGATGTTACTGAAAAACGTGAAGTTAACCCAAATGACACCGAAAATATCAGAATTGCATTAGAAGATGGTTGGGTAATTACGTTTCCTCAAGGAACTACAAAATCGTTTAAACCTGTTCGAAAAGGAACTGCGCATATCATCAAACAGCATAAACCAATTGTAATTCCTATTGTTATTGACGGTTTCCGTCGTTCGTTTGACAAAAAAGGATTGCGTATGAAGAAAAAAGGAATCCTACAATCATTCATCATCAAAGAACCTCTTGATATTGATTATGAGAACGATACTATCGAAGAAATTGTAGAAAAAGTAGAATACGCAATTGAGCAACATCCATCATTTTTAAAAGTAATTCCAGCCGAAGCAATCAAAGTTGAGGAAGAACTTAACGAAATGAGAAGATGGAGTTACAAAGGACCAGAAGAATATTAG
- a CDS encoding DUF389 domain-containing protein produces MTDITQKILNFIDLHKGEENKKLVIENITSAVSFRGSNIWILACAIIIASVGLNVNSTAVIIGAMLISPLMGPIVGAGFGLGMYDFELVKKSVKNLLIATVVSLTTSAIYFYISPFKEAQSELLARTSPNIYDILIAFFGGLVGVIAVTRVEKGNPIPGVAIATALMPPLCTAGYGLALGNYLYFFGALYLYTINCVFICIATFVIVKYLNYPITKQLDLKHQKRVKYGITIMILLLIIPSIYFAYQLYIQKSYNSRTEVFIQKEFLDNDYPIIYKKIRYNTDPKRIELAFLAKKFSDTEIVDLNKKLVNYDLPNTKLIIRQDTINLRKDIMNQINSNQSVVDQKDILINNLRTELSQYQFNTNQISNEAKILFPTLTSLAIGNYTIENDANKPKVIPVILYQSKKNMDLQTQQKIKLWLKERLAKDSIEVYQQNN; encoded by the coding sequence ATGACTGATATCACACAAAAAATTCTAAATTTTATTGATCTTCACAAAGGCGAAGAAAACAAAAAACTAGTAATTGAAAATATTACAAGTGCTGTATCTTTTAGAGGTTCTAACATTTGGATTTTAGCTTGCGCAATTATTATTGCATCAGTAGGACTAAATGTAAATTCGACAGCAGTGATTATTGGCGCTATGTTAATTTCGCCATTAATGGGACCAATTGTTGGCGCTGGTTTTGGTTTAGGAATGTATGATTTTGAACTTGTAAAAAAATCAGTCAAAAATTTATTGATTGCAACGGTTGTTAGTTTAACAACGTCGGCGATCTATTTTTATATAAGCCCTTTTAAAGAAGCACAATCTGAGTTATTAGCGAGAACTTCTCCCAATATTTATGATATTTTAATTGCTTTTTTTGGAGGTTTAGTAGGCGTAATTGCCGTAACTCGTGTCGAAAAGGGAAACCCGATTCCTGGTGTTGCCATTGCAACCGCATTAATGCCTCCGCTTTGTACAGCCGGTTATGGTTTGGCTTTAGGTAATTATCTCTATTTTTTTGGTGCGCTTTATCTTTATACAATCAATTGTGTATTTATTTGTATCGCGACTTTTGTTATCGTAAAATATTTGAATTATCCCATTACAAAACAATTAGATCTAAAACATCAAAAACGTGTAAAATATGGTATTACCATTATGATTTTACTTTTGATTATTCCGAGTATTTATTTTGCCTACCAATTATACATTCAAAAAAGCTATAATTCCAGAACAGAAGTTTTTATCCAAAAAGAATTTCTTGATAATGATTATCCTATTATTTATAAAAAAATAAGATACAATACAGATCCCAAAAGAATCGAATTGGCATTTTTAGCCAAAAAATTTAGTGACACCGAAATTGTTGATCTTAACAAAAAACTAGTCAATTATGATTTACCAAATACAAAATTGATTATCAGACAAGACACAATTAACTTAAGAAAAGACATTATGAATCAAATTAATAGCAACCAAAGTGTTGTTGATCAAAAAGACATTCTCATCAATAATCTCCGAACTGAGTTATCACAATATCAATTCAATACGAATCAAATTAGTAATGAAGCTAAAATATTATTCCCCACCTTAACTTCTCTTGCAATTGGTAATTATACAATCGAAAACGATGCAAATAAGCCTAAAGTGATTCCCGTAATTCTGTATCAAAGCAAAAAAAATATGGATTTGCAAACTCAGCAAAAAATAAAATTATGGCTTAAAGAAAGACTTGCGAAAGACTCAATTGAAGTATATCAGCAAAATAATTAA
- a CDS encoding DUF4268 domain-containing protein — protein MYSKEESQRIKREFWVAFAEKYPRKWVLYDTKIKDFSFKFYVDNKKAQVLIDIEPRNDEKRTAYFEKIEALKNILEEEFIKDLVFEKNYTLESGKTISRIWIEKQGVGFSNRNNWDTIFDFFFEKMNALEMFYLEYDEFIKDIDS, from the coding sequence ATGTACAGTAAAGAAGAATCACAGAGAATAAAAAGAGAATTTTGGGTGGCTTTCGCCGAAAAATATCCACGTAAATGGGTACTTTATGATACTAAAATTAAAGATTTCTCTTTTAAATTTTATGTTGACAATAAAAAAGCACAGGTTTTAATTGATATTGAACCCCGAAATGATGAAAAAAGAACTGCCTATTTTGAAAAAATAGAAGCTTTGAAAAACATTCTTGAGGAAGAATTCATTAAAGATTTGGTCTTTGAAAAAAACTATACTTTAGAAAGCGGTAAAACCATAAGCCGAATCTGGATCGAAAAACAAGGTGTAGGTTTTAGCAACCGTAATAATTGGGACACAATTTTTGATTTCTTCTTTGAAAAAATGAATGCTCTTGAAATGTTCTATTTAGAATATGACGAGTTTATTAAAGATATTGATTCTTAA
- a CDS encoding porin produces MKKNYILKITLLSFLFFLSGKSFSQHTDLVDDSQTQVLADSTKNYLIPDPTSKGMKWSRTHNKWFSAKLGFAPILDYNANFQNQDSKNQVGSQESRFDIRSARVMVSGKINFKNPWKYLISVEYKGFDRPDESNNLGITDFKIVIPLSKNSELNVGKLKETFIYEMVGDAANLPHFERLLNPFFNSRNIGLIYRHYLLDNRLTISGGVFKNWPTSDKSFEGTSNTFTARITGLPKWQNEGKEFMHVAIGARYVEAQDGVIRLKGKNESNISSNYVDTGNMNAKHQWNLSMEQLWSLDNFSVLMEYVHNWTATNDFGTEQFSGYYVTGSYVLSGEQRPYDQKAAYARRIKPTGKYGAWEIFSRVGANDLETKEIHGGVNNRYDLGLNWWATQYWKAGMVYGIGNLEKDGITGVTNSLQFRIQWIY; encoded by the coding sequence ATGAAGAAGAATTACATTTTAAAAATTACACTTTTGTCGTTTTTATTCTTTTTAAGCGGCAAAAGCTTCTCTCAACATACTGATTTAGTAGACGATTCTCAAACTCAAGTCTTGGCAGATTCTACTAAAAATTATCTTATTCCTGATCCTACCAGTAAAGGAATGAAATGGTCAAGAACTCATAATAAATGGTTCTCAGCAAAACTAGGCTTCGCTCCTATTTTAGATTACAACGCAAATTTTCAAAATCAAGACAGTAAAAATCAAGTTGGTTCGCAAGAAAGCCGATTTGATATCAGAAGCGCCAGAGTTATGGTTAGCGGAAAAATCAATTTTAAAAATCCCTGGAAATACTTAATAAGTGTTGAATATAAGGGATTCGATCGACCAGATGAGTCAAATAATCTTGGTATTACCGATTTTAAAATTGTAATTCCTTTATCGAAAAACAGCGAACTAAACGTTGGGAAACTCAAAGAGACTTTTATTTATGAAATGGTTGGTGACGCTGCCAATTTACCTCATTTTGAAAGATTATTAAACCCCTTTTTTAATAGTCGGAATATTGGACTGATTTATCGTCATTACCTTCTCGATAACAGACTAACTATTTCTGGAGGTGTATTCAAAAATTGGCCCACAAGCGACAAAAGTTTTGAAGGCACCAGCAATACTTTTACAGCAAGAATTACCGGATTACCAAAATGGCAAAATGAAGGAAAAGAATTTATGCATGTCGCTATTGGCGCACGTTATGTAGAAGCACAAGATGGCGTAATTAGATTAAAAGGCAAAAATGAATCGAATATATCTTCTAATTATGTTGATACGGGAAACATGAATGCCAAACATCAATGGAATTTAAGTATGGAACAATTATGGAGTCTGGATAATTTTTCGGTCTTAATGGAATATGTTCACAACTGGACTGCAACAAACGATTTTGGCACAGAACAATTTAGCGGATATTACGTAACCGGAAGTTATGTTTTAAGCGGAGAACAACGTCCTTATGATCAAAAAGCAGCTTATGCAAGAAGAATTAAACCAACAGGAAAATACGGCGCTTGGGAAATATTTTCGCGTGTTGGTGCAAACGACCTTGAAACCAAAGAAATTCATGGTGGAGTTAATAATCGTTATGATTTAGGACTTAACTGGTGGGCAACTCAATACTGGAAAGCAGGAATGGTTTACGGAATTGGTAATCTTGAAAAGGACGGAATTACAGGCGTGACCAATAGTCTCCAATTTAGAATTCAGTGGATATATTAA
- a CDS encoding DUF3810 domain-containing protein produces MRRKHILPLFLLIQIIILKILPFFPEFIESFYSNGLYLKISHFSRTLLGKIPFSVGDCIYSILILLVIRWFWKVRKTWKTEWKDNLLKSLSCLSVFYFFFHLLWALNYYREPLFEKMNIKKEYNDAELLAFTKKLITKTNEIQFQITKNDSARIVFPYSQNEAFKINLKGYKNLAQEHSFFKYETLSIKKSLFSLPLTYMGFGGYLNPFTNEAQVNDLLPMYNFPLTSCHEMAHQMGFASESECNFIGVLATVNNNDLYYKYSGYSFTLHYCLSIWKVKNEKIFQQLKKSVHGGILKNYQESYDFWKKYQTPIETGFQIFYDNFLKTNNQKDGMDSYSKFVDLMVNYYKTRPL; encoded by the coding sequence GTGCGAAGAAAACACATACTTCCCTTATTCTTATTAATTCAAATTATCATTCTAAAGATTCTTCCCTTTTTTCCGGAATTTATCGAAAGCTTTTACAGCAATGGTTTGTATTTAAAAATATCTCACTTTTCACGAACACTTTTAGGTAAAATTCCTTTTTCGGTTGGAGATTGTATTTATTCGATTCTAATTTTATTGGTAATTCGATGGTTTTGGAAAGTTAGAAAAACATGGAAAACTGAATGGAAAGATAATCTTCTGAAATCTTTAAGCTGTCTTTCGGTATTTTACTTTTTCTTTCATTTGCTTTGGGCATTAAATTATTACAGAGAACCGCTTTTTGAAAAAATGAACATTAAAAAAGAATATAATGATGCTGAATTATTAGCTTTCACTAAAAAACTAATTACCAAAACAAACGAAATCCAGTTTCAAATTACGAAGAATGACAGCGCCAGAATTGTTTTTCCATACTCACAAAACGAAGCTTTCAAAATAAATTTAAAGGGATATAAAAATCTTGCACAAGAACATTCTTTTTTTAAATACGAAACCTTAAGTATCAAAAAATCTCTTTTTAGCTTGCCTTTAACTTATATGGGTTTTGGAGGTTATTTGAATCCGTTTACAAATGAAGCTCAGGTAAATGATTTGTTGCCAATGTATAATTTTCCGCTTACAAGCTGTCATGAAATGGCACACCAAATGGGTTTTGCCAGCGAAAGTGAATGCAATTTTATTGGTGTTTTAGCAACAGTAAACAACAATGATTTATATTATAAATATTCCGGTTACAGTTTTACATTACATTATTGTTTAAGCATTTGGAAAGTCAAGAATGAGAAAATATTTCAGCAATTGAAGAAATCTGTTCATGGGGGAATTTTAAAAAACTATCAGGAAAGTTATGATTTTTGGAAAAAATACCAAACTCCAATCGAAACCGGATTTCAGATTTTCTACGATAATTTTCTTAAAACAAACAATCAAAAAGATGGCATGGATAGTTACAGCAAATTTGTAGATTTGATGGTGAATTATTATAAAACCAGACCTTTATAA
- a CDS encoding type II toxin-antitoxin system RelE/ParE family toxin, producing the protein MIFEVVIEPRALLDIQDAIGYYESKKNGLGEYFYQVIEHHIETLTKNPFFQIRYKDYHGIHTKKFPFIIFYFIDEKLKTIYILSVFNTSLDSSKYPK; encoded by the coding sequence ATGATTTTTGAAGTTGTAATTGAGCCAAGAGCACTTCTGGATATACAAGATGCTATTGGTTATTACGAGTCTAAGAAAAATGGTTTGGGTGAGTATTTCTACCAGGTTATAGAACATCATATAGAAACCTTAACTAAAAATCCTTTCTTTCAAATTAGATATAAAGATTACCACGGTATTCACACGAAAAAATTCCCATTTATTATCTTTTATTTCATTGACGAAAAGTTGAAAACAATTTATATTTTATCTGTTTTTAATACTTCGTTGGATTCCTCAAAATATCCCAAGTAA